One Agrococcus jenensis genomic region harbors:
- a CDS encoding class I SAM-dependent methyltransferase yields the protein MGFAVSAESYDRFMGRFSVPLAAVFADFSGVAAGAAGAVLDVGSGPGALTDELLARGATATAIDPSPSFVAAARARHPSVEVVEGVAEALPFADAVFDAALAQLVVHFMRDPVQGLAEMARVTRHGGAVAACVWDHATGPLGVFWAAVATLHDGPGEPPSEARRPGAHRGELGDVLRAAGLRDVREEPIAVTVAFSDVDSWWQPFELGVGPPGDHVAGLDAAARERLRDRCAELLPEPPFEVRAVAWAARGTRA from the coding sequence ATGGGCTTCGCGGTCTCGGCCGAGTCGTACGACCGGTTCATGGGCAGGTTCTCGGTGCCGCTCGCCGCGGTCTTCGCCGACTTCTCGGGAGTCGCGGCCGGCGCCGCGGGCGCGGTGCTCGACGTCGGCAGCGGCCCCGGCGCGCTGACCGACGAGCTGCTCGCGCGCGGCGCGACCGCGACGGCGATCGATCCCTCGCCGAGCTTCGTGGCGGCCGCGCGCGCGAGGCACCCGTCGGTCGAGGTCGTCGAGGGCGTCGCCGAGGCGCTGCCGTTCGCCGACGCGGTCTTCGATGCCGCCCTCGCGCAGCTCGTCGTGCACTTCATGCGCGACCCGGTGCAGGGGCTCGCCGAGATGGCGCGCGTCACGCGTCACGGCGGCGCGGTCGCCGCGTGCGTCTGGGACCACGCCACCGGCCCGCTCGGCGTCTTCTGGGCGGCCGTCGCCACGCTGCACGACGGGCCGGGGGAGCCGCCCTCGGAGGCGCGGCGGCCGGGCGCGCACCGCGGCGAGCTCGGGGACGTGCTGCGGGCGGCGGGGCTGCGGGACGTGCGGGAGGAACCGATCGCGGTGACGGTGGCCTTCTCGGACGTGGACTCGTGGTGGCAGCCGTTCGAGCTCGGGGTGGGGCCTCCTGGCGACCACGTGGCGGGCCTCGACGCGGCGGCGCGCGAGCGGCTGCGCGATCGCTGCGCCGAGCTGCTGCCCGAGCCACCCTTCGAGGTGCGCGCGGTCGCCTGGGCAGCGCGGGGCACGCGCGCCTGA
- a CDS encoding thiamine-binding protein — protein sequence MLVAFSVAPGTAGPDGSVHDAVAAAVRVVRESGLPHRTDAMFTTIEGEWDAVFDVVRRATDAVLALSPRASLVLKADIRPGWTGELDGKVVRLEQALEGDA from the coding sequence ATGCTCGTCGCATTCTCCGTTGCACCCGGCACCGCCGGCCCGGACGGCTCCGTGCACGACGCGGTCGCCGCGGCCGTGCGCGTGGTCCGCGAGAGCGGGCTGCCGCACCGCACCGACGCGATGTTCACGACGATCGAGGGCGAGTGGGATGCGGTGTTCGACGTCGTGCGCCGCGCGACCGACGCCGTCCTCGCGCTCAGCCCGCGCGCGTCCCTCGTCCTGAAGGCGGACATCCGGCCCGGATGGACGGGTGAGCTCGACGGCAAGGTCGTCAGGCTCGAGCAGGCCCTGGAGGGGGACGCATGA
- a CDS encoding AIM24 family protein: protein MRSELFAEANQETQSTERWVKQSSYMLRANVANGGDVLAAKGAMVAYQGQIEFQHEGAGAARMLKKLVTGEGAPLMRMRGQGEVFLARDAANVFTVLLENEGLSVSGKNLLAFDANLQWDIKMLRSGNIMAGGLFNLELGGAGTVGVSCEGQPMLLDCSRQPTFVDPNAAVCWSSNLQPSVVNSMNMRSLLRGGTGEAFQLAFHGPGFVVVQPSEGRQQVSGSNGGSSSGGGIGGLFE, encoded by the coding sequence ATGAGATCCGAGCTGTTCGCAGAGGCGAATCAGGAGACCCAGTCGACCGAGCGGTGGGTGAAGCAGTCCAGCTACATGCTGCGCGCGAACGTCGCGAACGGCGGCGACGTGCTGGCCGCCAAGGGTGCGATGGTCGCCTACCAGGGTCAGATCGAGTTCCAGCACGAGGGTGCCGGCGCCGCGCGCATGCTGAAGAAGCTCGTCACCGGTGAGGGTGCACCGCTCATGCGGATGCGCGGGCAGGGCGAGGTCTTCCTCGCCCGCGACGCCGCGAACGTCTTCACGGTGCTGCTCGAGAACGAGGGCCTGTCGGTGAGCGGCAAGAACCTGCTCGCCTTCGACGCGAACCTGCAGTGGGACATCAAGATGCTGCGCAGCGGCAACATCATGGCCGGCGGCCTGTTCAACCTGGAGCTCGGCGGCGCCGGCACCGTCGGCGTCTCGTGCGAGGGGCAGCCGATGCTGCTCGACTGCTCGCGCCAGCCGACGTTCGTCGACCCGAACGCCGCGGTCTGCTGGTCGTCGAACCTGCAGCCGAGCGTCGTGAACAGCATGAACATGCGCTCGCTGCTGCGCGGCGGCACGGGCGAGGCCTTCCAGCTGGCGTTCCACGGCCCCGGCTTCGTCGTGGTGCAGCCGAGCGAGGGTCGGCAGCAGGTCTCGGGCTCGAACGGCGGCAGCAGCAGCGGCGGCGGCATCGGCGGGCTCTTCGAGTAG
- a CDS encoding nitrilase-related carbon-nitrogen hydrolase — MDERDGVLTAAAVQWAPGEDVDANRDAAAAWIDAAAARGARLIVLPEYSQHCSSDLAATAPAAAEQLDGPFVAMLTERATAHGALVVAGLLERRDGGVSNTVVAVDATGVRVAYRKVHLYDAFGSSESDWLTAGDPGQVPVVEALGTRIGIQTCYDLRFPEATRRLVDAGADVVVVPAEWVRGPQKERHWTTLVTARAIESTVHVVAADQAPPLGVGCSLIVDPMGVALAALGDGEGLAVAPIDAEVTAATRVRNPSLANRRYRIA; from the coding sequence ATGGACGAGCGAGACGGAGTGCTGACGGCCGCGGCCGTGCAGTGGGCGCCGGGCGAGGACGTGGACGCGAACCGGGATGCCGCGGCCGCCTGGATCGATGCGGCCGCCGCGCGCGGCGCTCGCCTCATCGTGCTGCCCGAGTACTCGCAGCACTGCTCGAGCGACCTCGCCGCCACCGCGCCGGCGGCCGCCGAGCAGCTCGACGGACCGTTCGTCGCGATGCTGACGGAGCGCGCGACCGCGCACGGCGCGCTCGTCGTCGCCGGCCTGCTGGAGCGCCGGGATGGCGGCGTCTCGAACACCGTCGTCGCCGTCGACGCGACCGGGGTGCGCGTCGCCTACCGCAAGGTGCACCTCTACGACGCGTTCGGGTCGAGCGAGTCCGACTGGCTGACGGCCGGCGACCCCGGGCAGGTGCCCGTCGTGGAGGCGCTCGGCACCCGCATCGGCATCCAGACCTGCTACGACCTGCGGTTCCCGGAGGCGACGCGACGGCTCGTGGACGCGGGCGCCGACGTCGTCGTCGTGCCCGCCGAGTGGGTGCGCGGACCGCAGAAGGAGCGCCACTGGACGACGCTCGTCACGGCCCGTGCCATCGAGTCGACGGTGCACGTCGTCGCCGCCGACCAGGCACCGCCGCTCGGCGTGGGGTGCTCGCTCATCGTCGACCCCATGGGCGTGGCGCTCGCCGCGCTCGGCGACGGGGAGGGCCTGGCCGTCGCACCGATCGACGCGGAGGTCA